A genomic window from Candidatus Obscuribacterales bacterium includes:
- the ald gene encoding alanine dehydrogenase — MAKVGVPKEILDNEYRVALTTAGTAALVANNHTVYIQSGAGLGSGITDDEFKKAGAKILPDAQSVFGESDLILKVKEPQASEVAMLRKGQLLFTYLHLAAHPKLTNDLCKTGATCIAYETVQTANGALPLLTPMSEIAGRLATQIGASYLEKPMGGRGVLLGGVPGVDPGEVIIIGAGIVGTNAAKIALGLGARVTMFDLSLDRLRYLDDIFHGQVKTVFSTGHYLDNLLPSADLVIGAVLIPGKQAPRIVTADMVKKMKPGAVIVDVSVDQGGCIETIKSTTHSAPTYVWEGVVHYGVANIPGAVPWTSTRALTNATLPYAIKLANFGYQATLDDPALAKGVNIHEGKITHPAVAEAVGASMATA; from the coding sequence TTGGCTAAAGTTGGTGTTCCGAAAGAAATATTGGACAACGAGTACAGAGTCGCTCTAACCACCGCAGGCACAGCCGCCCTGGTTGCTAATAACCACACCGTCTACATTCAAAGTGGAGCCGGTCTTGGCAGTGGCATCACAGACGACGAGTTCAAGAAAGCCGGCGCCAAGATATTGCCGGATGCTCAGTCCGTGTTTGGTGAGTCCGACCTCATCTTGAAGGTCAAAGAGCCGCAAGCCTCCGAAGTAGCCATGCTCCGCAAGGGACAGCTTCTCTTCACGTACCTCCACCTGGCTGCTCACCCGAAACTAACCAACGACCTCTGCAAGACAGGCGCAACCTGTATTGCTTACGAAACAGTTCAAACAGCAAATGGCGCATTGCCATTGCTCACACCAATGAGTGAGATTGCTGGAAGACTAGCTACACAAATCGGTGCCAGCTATTTGGAAAAACCAATGGGTGGTCGCGGTGTTCTTCTCGGCGGCGTTCCTGGTGTTGACCCAGGCGAAGTGATCATCATCGGTGCTGGTATCGTCGGAACCAACGCAGCGAAGATCGCTCTTGGTCTTGGCGCTCGCGTAACAATGTTTGATCTCTCACTCGATCGTCTGCGCTACTTGGATGATATTTTCCACGGTCAAGTAAAAACAGTATTCTCGACAGGTCACTACCTCGATAACTTGCTGCCATCTGCAGATCTCGTTATCGGTGCAGTACTTATCCCAGGCAAACAAGCTCCACGCATCGTCACAGCCGACATGGTTAAGAAGATGAAGCCGGGCGCTGTCATCGTCGACGTATCTGTCGACCAAGGCGGTTGCATCGAGACAATCAAGTCCACCACACACTCCGCACCAACCTATGTTTGGGAAGGCGTCGTACACTACGGCGTCGCCAACATTCCAGGTGCAGTACCGTGGACATCGACTCGTGCATTGACCAACGCTACATTGCCATACGCAATCAAGTTGGCTAACTTTGGCTACCAAGCTACATTGGATGATCCGGCACTCGCTAAGGGCGTCAACATCCACGAAGGCAAGATTACCCACCCAGCTGTTGCTGAAGCAGTTGGTGCCTCGATGGCAACAGCCTAA
- the xth gene encoding exodeoxyribonuclease III produces MAKLKLSCWNVNGIRAVAKKGFFEWMEKDKADIVCLQENKISEDQLTPELLKPKGYASYWNHASKRGYSGTTIYTKEEPLSVAYGMGKPRFDSEGRMLVAEYADFYLLNVYFPNGKKNEERLQFKLDFYDEFLKFCGKLKKKGKGIIVCGDFNTAHKEIDLARPKDNVDVSGFLPSERAWMDEFVEAGFIDTFRAYDKEPHKYSWWHMRTAARERNVGWRIDYFFAEDKLEKMLNNATIEHQILGSDHCPVTLTLKI; encoded by the coding sequence ATGGCAAAACTAAAACTCTCTTGCTGGAACGTTAACGGCATCCGTGCGGTAGCCAAAAAAGGCTTCTTCGAATGGATGGAAAAAGACAAAGCCGATATCGTTTGCCTGCAGGAAAACAAAATCTCGGAAGATCAACTCACGCCTGAGTTGTTGAAGCCGAAGGGTTATGCCTCGTATTGGAATCACGCATCAAAGCGTGGCTACAGTGGTACGACTATCTACACGAAGGAAGAACCACTCTCAGTCGCCTACGGCATGGGCAAGCCACGCTTTGACAGTGAAGGTCGCATGCTCGTTGCGGAGTACGCGGACTTCTATCTGCTCAACGTCTACTTCCCCAACGGCAAGAAAAACGAAGAGCGTCTGCAATTCAAACTCGACTTCTATGACGAGTTTTTGAAATTCTGCGGCAAGTTGAAGAAGAAGGGCAAAGGAATTATCGTGTGCGGCGACTTCAACACCGCGCACAAAGAAATTGATCTTGCTCGTCCTAAGGACAATGTAGATGTCTCCGGCTTCTTACCGAGCGAGCGCGCCTGGATGGATGAATTCGTCGAAGCCGGATTCATCGACACATTCCGCGCGTATGACAAAGAACCACACAAGTATTCTTGGTGGCATATGCGTACCGCTGCTCGTGAAAGAAATGTCGGTTGGCGCATTGACTACTTCTTTGCTGAAGACAAGTTGGAGAAGATGCTAAACAATGCGACAATAGAGCATCAAATCCTCGGCTCAGATCACTGCCCTGTAACCCTAACGCTGAAAATCTAG
- a CDS encoding NUDIX hydrolase gives MTHSQYWSLLESEQVADCRVFTVKRNLSRNEGRKKGTEFSFYVIKPHNWINIIPVTPEGNVIMVKQFRHGIRELTLEVPGGMVDPGEESMVAATRELLEETGYVAEEVIHLGTNHPNPALQDNVCDSYVALNVRKVQDPVFDTTEDIEIVQIPLKDIPEMIRKGEIMHALVITAFHMLDLHKK, from the coding sequence ATGACACATTCACAATACTGGAGTCTCTTAGAAAGCGAGCAAGTCGCCGACTGTCGAGTCTTCACCGTCAAGCGCAATCTTTCACGCAACGAAGGCAGAAAGAAAGGCACCGAATTCAGCTTCTACGTCATCAAGCCGCACAACTGGATCAACATAATCCCTGTGACGCCGGAAGGCAACGTGATCATGGTGAAGCAATTCCGCCACGGCATTCGTGAGTTAACACTCGAAGTCCCCGGCGGCATGGTAGATCCAGGTGAAGAATCAATGGTGGCTGCGACTCGCGAGCTACTAGAAGAAACCGGATATGTTGCTGAAGAAGTCATTCACCTGGGCACCAATCACCCGAATCCTGCATTGCAAGATAATGTCTGCGATTCTTATGTAGCTCTCAATGTTCGCAAAGTGCAAGATCCTGTGTTTGATACGACCGAAGATATTGAAATCGTGCAAATTCCTTTGAAAGACATTCCAGAGATGATTCGCAAAGGCGAAATCATGCATGCCTTGGTTATCACCGCATTTCACATGCTGGATTTGCACAAGAAATGA
- a CDS encoding beta-lactamase family protein: MKRILSVLAALVAFSSPATALSAITLPVGDPAQEGIDADALNTLVTRARETHTDAMVVLKNGKVVGEWYFGKQAKPIESMSITKSIVSMGIGRLIDQGKIQSLDERVYRFYPEWWQGRKERITVRHLLNHTSGLQSEPTTEEIYRSPNFLQLAIAAEVVEEPGTVFRYNNKAVNLLAGVIKRSSGLRMDQYFAQEIFAPLGIANFAWDHDKGGNPHAMSGLQIKAMDLAKLGQLMLNKGKWNGVQIISERWVNDSTQPGQAMDKSCGLLWWLIPDWTKVTIDDATIQRWQSTRVLPDLVARLGTLRGGSWTSDEYQTIVKDTLGESDYQKWKQARASKQMPPANTIQGPAVGYSANGYLGQSLVVFPADQLVAVRQIEATSNKSAEDDFPDFVSLVKALPKK, translated from the coding sequence ATGAAAAGAATACTTAGCGTCCTCGCAGCTCTGGTTGCATTTTCTTCACCGGCAACAGCGCTGAGTGCCATCACGCTGCCAGTCGGAGATCCAGCCCAGGAGGGCATAGATGCTGATGCTCTAAATACTTTAGTAACGCGCGCCAGAGAAACTCACACGGATGCAATGGTAGTTTTGAAAAATGGCAAAGTGGTTGGAGAATGGTATTTCGGCAAACAAGCCAAACCAATTGAATCAATGTCCATTACTAAATCCATTGTTAGTATGGGCATCGGCAGACTAATTGATCAAGGCAAAATCCAATCGCTCGATGAGCGGGTTTATAGGTTTTATCCCGAGTGGTGGCAAGGACGCAAAGAGCGCATAACAGTTAGACATTTGCTCAACCACACATCCGGACTGCAGTCCGAACCGACAACAGAGGAGATTTATCGTAGTCCAAATTTCTTGCAACTAGCAATAGCAGCAGAAGTTGTCGAAGAGCCGGGCACGGTTTTTCGATACAACAACAAAGCTGTTAACTTGCTTGCCGGCGTCATCAAAAGATCTTCCGGTTTAAGAATGGATCAATACTTCGCTCAGGAAATTTTTGCGCCACTCGGCATTGCCAATTTTGCCTGGGATCACGACAAGGGCGGCAATCCTCATGCGATGTCCGGACTGCAGATTAAGGCAATGGACTTAGCCAAGCTTGGACAACTTATGCTCAATAAGGGTAAGTGGAATGGTGTTCAGATAATTAGCGAGCGCTGGGTAAATGACTCGACCCAACCTGGGCAAGCCATGGATAAATCATGCGGACTTCTCTGGTGGCTAATACCGGATTGGACCAAAGTAACAATCGACGATGCGACAATTCAGAGATGGCAGAGCACAAGAGTTTTGCCGGATCTCGTGGCGCGACTAGGCACATTGCGTGGTGGCAGTTGGACTTCTGACGAATACCAAACTATCGTCAAAGATACTTTAGGCGAATCCGACTACCAAAAATGGAAACAAGCACGCGCATCCAAACAGATGCCGCCAGCCAACACCATTCAAGGACCAGCAGTCGGCTATAGCGCCAACGGATACTTGGGACAATCTCTAGTTGTTTTCCCGGCTGACCAGCTGGTCGCCGTGCGGCAAATCGAGGCTACTAGTAACAAAAGCGCTGAAGACGACTTTCCGGATTTCGTGTCATTGGTGAAGGCGTTGCCGAAGAAATAA
- a CDS encoding helix-turn-helix domain-containing protein: MKKEELQISGSGDVFIDLGFSEEEAAELNIHTYLTWAIRDAVKTNGSRQAVIAKKLGIDQPKVSKIRNGNTDEFSIGRLAGFLLNMGYDIHIGITPPNVDTDSRGKIRLIDPKKRRKPTKKHHATA, encoded by the coding sequence ATGAAAAAAGAAGAATTGCAGATTAGCGGAAGTGGAGATGTATTTATCGATTTGGGTTTTTCAGAGGAAGAAGCTGCTGAATTAAACATCCATACCTATTTGACTTGGGCAATTCGAGATGCGGTAAAGACAAATGGCAGCAGGCAAGCTGTCATAGCTAAAAAGCTGGGAATTGATCAACCAAAGGTATCCAAAATACGCAATGGCAACACTGATGAATTTTCTATTGGACGCTTGGCTGGGTTTTTGCTTAACATGGGATATGACATACATATCGGCATAACACCACCGAACGTAGATACTGATTCGCGCGGAAAAATTCGGCTGATTGATCCGAAGAAGCGCCGGAAGCCAACAAAAAAGCACCACGCAACAGCCTAA
- a CDS encoding TIGR01777 family oxidoreductase, with protein MKIAIAGATGLVGTALTDILTAGGHQVSRLLRVKKAGELFWSPEENVLDSAQLEGFDAVVNLAGENIASDRWTDAKKKLIRDSRVNSTRLLSSTLATLSSPPSVLVNASALGYYGNRGDEVLTESSTIGTGFLANVVQEWEAATEPASSKGIRVALMRIGVVLSPKGGAMSRLLPIFQMGGGGILGSGKQYMSWIDLEDVARAFHRAIMSSNLEGPINTAAPHPVTNAEFTKVLGKVLMRPTLLPLPAPAARLMMGEMADELLLSSQRLQPAKLEENGFQFQYPTLEQSLRHLLGKAK; from the coding sequence ATGAAAATCGCTATAGCAGGTGCGACGGGACTCGTCGGGACTGCGCTGACAGATATACTGACTGCCGGCGGTCACCAGGTGTCACGGCTTCTTCGTGTTAAGAAAGCCGGCGAACTCTTTTGGAGTCCTGAGGAAAATGTGCTTGATTCGGCCCAGCTTGAAGGATTTGATGCTGTCGTCAATTTAGCTGGTGAAAATATCGCGTCAGACAGATGGACTGATGCAAAGAAAAAGCTGATTCGTGATAGTCGAGTTAATAGCACGCGTCTTTTATCATCAACGCTTGCGACGCTTTCCTCACCACCTTCAGTTTTAGTAAACGCATCGGCACTCGGATATTACGGCAATCGTGGCGACGAAGTACTTACAGAGTCATCTACTATTGGTACTGGATTTTTGGCTAATGTAGTGCAGGAATGGGAGGCGGCAACTGAGCCCGCATCTTCTAAGGGCATTCGTGTTGCGCTGATGCGTATCGGGGTTGTATTGAGTCCTAAAGGCGGAGCAATGTCACGTTTGCTGCCGATATTTCAAATGGGCGGTGGCGGCATTCTTGGCTCGGGCAAGCAGTACATGTCTTGGATCGACTTGGAAGATGTAGCGCGGGCGTTTCATCGCGCAATTATGTCTTCGAACCTAGAAGGCCCAATCAACACGGCGGCACCGCATCCGGTAACCAATGCAGAATTCACGAAAGTGCTCGGCAAGGTGCTTATGCGACCAACTTTGTTGCCACTACCAGCGCCGGCAGCACGGTTGATGATGGGAGAAATGGCCGATGAATTGCTACTATCCAGCCAACGTCTCCAGCCGGCTAAGCTTGAAGAAAATGGCTTCCAATTTCAGTATCCGACTCTCGAACAATCCTTACGGCACTTACTAGGAAAGGCAAAATGA
- a CDS encoding threonine/serine dehydratase, giving the protein MLISQEEIKAAAARLAPYLEPTPVIRSRRLSKALDAEVFLKLEIFQPTHSFKVRGAFNAILALPEDVRKKGVVTASGGNHGLGVALACSTLNIPCKVYLPTGTPNVKVNAINQLQAQVTLHGQVWDDANKLAQDVARKDGKAYIHPFNDPKVMAGQATIATELFDQVKNIDVIIASIGGGGLISGIISAVKHFSPKTRVYGVETQGADSMSCSWKAGKIVELPAITSVAESIGAKRTEQPQFDIIYNNIEDIAVVSDQSAIASLLELLAEDKILVEPATSCSVAALTGVLIPIKEGERVAVIMCGGNVNPDKVFAWASEYSKDRNSLM; this is encoded by the coding sequence ATGCTAATAAGCCAAGAAGAGATTAAAGCAGCTGCCGCCCGTTTAGCTCCGTACCTGGAGCCCACGCCGGTAATTCGCTCTCGCCGTCTCAGTAAGGCTCTTGATGCCGAAGTATTTCTAAAACTCGAAATCTTTCAACCTACGCACTCATTTAAAGTACGTGGCGCCTTCAATGCAATTCTCGCTCTTCCTGAAGACGTTCGCAAGAAAGGTGTTGTCACCGCATCTGGTGGCAATCATGGACTGGGTGTCGCGCTTGCCTGTTCAACTCTCAATATTCCCTGCAAGGTTTACTTGCCCACTGGCACTCCCAACGTAAAAGTAAACGCCATCAACCAGTTGCAAGCGCAAGTAACTCTACACGGTCAAGTGTGGGATGACGCCAACAAGTTAGCTCAGGATGTCGCGCGCAAAGATGGCAAAGCTTACATCCACCCATTCAACGATCCCAAAGTAATGGCTGGTCAAGCAACTATTGCCACAGAGTTATTTGATCAAGTGAAAAACATTGATGTAATCATCGCCTCCATCGGTGGTGGTGGACTCATCTCCGGCATCATCTCCGCGGTCAAACACTTTAGCCCCAAGACTCGTGTCTACGGCGTAGAAACACAAGGTGCCGACTCCATGTCCTGCAGCTGGAAAGCCGGCAAAATTGTCGAACTCCCCGCTATAACATCCGTAGCCGAAAGCATCGGCGCTAAGCGTACCGAACAACCTCAATTTGACATTATCTACAACAACATCGAAGACATCGCCGTCGTATCCGATCAATCCGCAATCGCTTCACTACTCGAACTTCTCGCCGAAGACAAAATACTTGTCGAGCCCGCAACATCATGCTCCGTCGCCGCGCTTACAGGTGTCCTCATTCCAATTAAGGAAGGTGAACGAGTAGCCGTAATTATGTGTGGTGGCAACGTCAATCCGGATAAAGTATTTGCCTGGGCTAGTGAATATTCAAAAGATAGAAATTCACTGATGTAG
- a CDS encoding type II toxin-antitoxin system RelE/ParE family toxin: MRKPAKWVNDSVKSEVRSWTSSARKKVGRQLATVQKGEQPDHYREMPSIGLGVREIKVIDDGDQYRLIYVAKFVEAVYVLHAITRKKTQKTSKNDIDLARVRYIALIELRKGLLP; the protein is encoded by the coding sequence ATGAGAAAGCCTGCAAAATGGGTCAATGATTCGGTTAAGTCGGAGGTTAGAAGCTGGACTTCTTCTGCGAGAAAAAAGGTTGGAAGACAACTAGCCACGGTTCAAAAAGGTGAACAGCCTGATCACTATCGCGAAATGCCAAGCATTGGTCTTGGTGTCAGAGAGATCAAAGTAATTGATGATGGCGATCAATACAGGCTTATTTATGTAGCTAAGTTTGTAGAGGCAGTCTACGTTCTCCATGCAATTACACGAAAGAAAACTCAAAAAACTTCCAAGAACGACATTGATCTAGCTAGAGTTCGATATATAGCGCTAATTGAACTAAGAAAAGGACTATTGCCATGA
- a CDS encoding LprI family protein produces MKKSNLIVLGVTLLLATPVTAQDQMQLGNMAAKDSRSADKALNKTYQLVLLKYSDNSQFISKLKQAELAWIKFRDAYTDSVFPEAKTNPDYYGSAFDMCWSATVAQQTTQRTSDLKKLLGGPPAIVTDTKNKLAAASAEVGRLYQSAVKVKHDDEPSFAAKFKKAQDAWSAFANADADAWSALASATGKDATKLSRLCELNQLRAKSLNEWIKGIPEGDVCTGSRKVQE; encoded by the coding sequence ATGAAAAAATCCAACTTAATCGTCCTTGGTGTAACGTTGCTATTGGCGACTCCCGTTACTGCACAGGATCAAATGCAGCTAGGCAATATGGCGGCCAAAGATTCACGCAGCGCGGATAAAGCTTTAAACAAGACGTATCAGCTAGTCTTGCTGAAATATTCAGACAATAGTCAATTCATCTCAAAGCTCAAACAAGCGGAGCTTGCCTGGATCAAATTTCGAGACGCATACACGGACTCCGTCTTCCCAGAAGCAAAAACCAACCCCGATTACTACGGCTCTGCATTTGATATGTGTTGGTCCGCTACGGTCGCTCAGCAAACGACACAACGTACTAGCGATCTGAAAAAGCTTCTTGGCGGTCCTCCGGCAATTGTTACTGACACAAAGAACAAGCTAGCCGCGGCAAGCGCTGAAGTCGGTAGGTTGTATCAATCAGCCGTGAAAGTAAAACACGACGATGAACCTTCATTCGCCGCCAAATTCAAGAAAGCCCAAGACGCCTGGTCCGCATTCGCCAATGCTGATGCCGACGCATGGTCTGCCCTCGCTTCTGCTACAGGTAAGGACGCAACGAAGTTGTCCCGCTTGTGCGAGTTAAATCAGCTCCGTGCCAAATCTTTGAATGAATGGATAAAAGGCATACCCGAAGGCGACGTCTGCACCGGCAGCCGCAAAGTACAAGAATAG